TCCAGGGTTCGGTCATCTACTATGTCGGGCCCAGCCCGGCCCCTCCGGGGCGACCCATTGGAGCCGCTGGCCCGACCACCAGCTACCGCATGGACACCTACGCCCCCCGCCTCCACGGCCTGGGTCTCAAGGCCAGCGTGGGCAAGGGCAAACGCAACGATGCGGTCAAAACAGCCCTCAAGGAACATAAGGCCGTCTATTTCGGGGCCACCGGCGGGGCCGGGGCTCTTTTGTCCCAATGCATCAAGGCGGCCCAGGTCATCGCCTTCGACGACCTGGGTCCCGAGGCCATCCGGGAACTGACCGTCGAGGAATTCCCGCTTCTGGTCATCAACGACTGCCACGGAGGCGAGCTCTACGCCCAGCCCGACCTGGCCGCCGTCGGTCTTCGGTAACCAAACTCAACACGCAAGCATCGAGGTACACGCCATGGCACTCTTCACCCCTCAGGAAGCGCTCGAATACCATTCCAAGGGTCGACCCGGAAAAATCGAGGTCGTCCCCATCAAACCCTGCAAGACCCAGAAGCACCTGTCCATGGCCTACAGCCCGGGCGTGGCCGAGGCCTGCCGGGCCATCGCCGCCGACCCGAACCTCTCCTACACCTACACCGGACGACGCAACCTCGTAGCCGTGGTCTCCAACGGCACGGCCGTCCTGGGACTGGGCAACATCGGTCCACACGCCGGCAAGCCGGTCATGGAAGGCAAGGGCGTCCTCTTCAAGGTCTTTGCCGACGTGGACGTCTTCGACATCAACCTGGACGTCAAGGACCCGGACAAGCTCTGCGAAATCGTCAAGGCCATGGAGCCAACCTTCGGAGGCATCAACCTCGAGGACATCAAGGCTCCGGAATGCTTTTACATCGAGGAACGCCTCAAAAAAGAGATGGGCATCCCGGTTTTTCACGACGACCAGCACGGCACGGCCATCATCTCCGGGGCCGGTATCCTGAACGCCTTGGAGATCACCGGCAAACGCATCGAGGATCTCCGCCTCGTGGTCAGCGGGGCCGGGGCCGGGGCCATCGCCTGCACCAGGTTCTATGTTGCCCTTGGCTTCCAACCCGAGAATATCGCCATGTTCGACTCCCGTGGCCACATCCATGCCGGCCGGACCGACCTGAACGAACACAAAAAATTCTTCGCCACCAAAAAGCAATTTTCGTCCCTTGGCGAGGCCATGAAGGGCGCGGACTGCTTCCTGGGTCTGTCCGTGGCCAATGCCGTGACTCCGGACATGGTCAAGTCCATGAACAAGGAACCCATCATTTTCGCCTGCGCCAACCCCGACCCGGAAATCGGATACTTCGAGGCCAAGGACGCCCGGCCGGACGCCATCATGGGAACCGGGCGCTCCGACTACCCCAACCAGATCAACAACGTCCTGGGCTTTCCCTTCATCTTCCGAGGCGCTTTGGACGCCGAGGCCACGGACATCAACGAGGAGATGAAGGTCGCCGCCTCCCGGGCTCTGGCCGCTCTGGCCAAGGAGCCGGCTCCGGACTATGTTCTCGAGGCCTATGGGGTCAAAACCCTGACCTTCGGACCCGACTACATCATTCCCAAGCCCCTGGACCTGCGGCTGATCGAGTTCGAATCCGCGGCCGTGGCCGAGGCGGCCATGAAAACCGGAGTGGCCCGTCGGACTTTGGATTTGAACCAGTACCGGCTTGATTTGCGTCGGAGAATCACCGAGTCCCGCCAGCGCATCGCACAATACGTTGACACCTATCACCTCGATATCTGATGCCAAAATGATCAACCGTCATCGGGCCTTGGGGTCCGATGACGGTTTTTCAACAAAACTGACACAGCCCCTCCTTTACATCCTTCCTGCAAGTTCTTACCTCTTGCCATTCCCGTTCCGACCCCTCGGTCGACAATTCAACATGGAGGTTTCGTTCATGAAAAAATACTGTCTTTTATTTGTATTTTTGTTCAGCGTCTCGGCCCTACCCGTACCGGCCTTTTCCAAACTCCCCGACTTCACCGCTCTGACCGAAAATGTCGGCCCGGCAGTAGTCAATATAAGCACAGTCAAAATGGTCTCGACCCGTCAGCCCTTTCCTCGCTTTTTCGGTCCGGGTCAGAAGGAAGGCCCCTTCAGGGACTTCTTCGACCAATTCGAAGATTTTTTCAGTAACAGGGGCATGCAGCCCCGTAAGCAGAGATCCCTGGGGTCAGGTTTCATCATCTCAAAGGACGGATACATCGTGACCAACAACCACGTCGTGTCCGAGGCCGATGAGGTCATCGTCAACCTCCTCAAGTCCGACGGCAGCGAAGAACCCCTGACGGCTAAAGTCGTCGGCACCGACCCCGAGACGGATCTGGCCCTTTTGAAGGTTGAGGCCAAACGGGACCTGCCGGTCATCGACTTCGGCGATTCCGACGACATGAAGGTCGGTCAATGGGTTCTGGCCATTGGGAACCCCTTTGGACTCGACCATACCGTGACAGCCGGGATCATCAGCGCCAAGGGTCGCACCATCGGAGCCGGGCCTTACGACAATTTTCTGCAGACCGACGCATCCATCAACCCCGGCAACAGCGGCGGTCCTCTGGTGAACATGGACGGCGAGGTCATCGGCATCAACACGGCCATCATCGCCAGTGGGCAGGGCATCGGCTTCGCCATACCCAGTAACATGGCCAAGACGGTCATCAAGCAGATCCGGGATCACGGCAAGGTCAAGAGGGGCTGGCTTGGGGTCACCATCCAAAACGTGGACGAGAACACCGCCAAGGCCTTGGGACTCAAGGAAGCCCGCGGGGCACTGGTGGCCTCGGTGGCCGTCGGCGACCCGGCCGACAAGGCTGGGGTCAAGCCCGGCGACGTCATCACCCACGTCGATGGGACCCAGGTTGCCGACGCCAACGACCTGACCCAGAAGATCGGTCGTCTCCTGCCTGGAACCAAGGTCACCATCGAGGTCTGGCGTAAAGAAAAGCCCCAAAAACTCGACTTGGTCCTAGATGATCGGCAGGGCAAGGTTTCGGCCACCCAACTGGCCACAACGGAAAAACAAGGCCCAGCGATCATGGGTCTCACCGTCAGGCCCGTAACCGACGACGAGGCCAAGGCCTTGAATCTCGACTCAGGCCAGGGACTCCTGGTCGTGGAGGTCGATCCGACCTCGGCGGCCGCGGACAGTGGGGTCCAGGCCGGAGACGTCATCCTCGAAGCCAATCAAGAACCCGTGGCCAGCGCCGAAGACTTGCAGAAAGCCATGGCCGCGGCCGAGGAGAGCGGCGTGGTTCTGCTGTATCTGAAACGAAGTGGCCAAAACACCTTTGTAACCGTTCCCCTGGCCAAAAACGGCAACTGACCCTACGTCGAAACACCGGTCGGGCCCATCAGAGCCCGGCCGGTCCGAAAAATGTACACTCATCGAATCCTGGTCGCCGGTTGCAAAATCAACCTCTATCTGCGCATCACCGGCCGACGTCCCGACGGTTACCATGACCTCGACACTCTGTTCTATCCATTGGGAACTCCCAGCGACCGGATTGCAATCACCCCCCGCTCCGGTCCTTCAAATTTGACCATCTCCTGCAGCGACCCTCTTCTTCAAGGTCCGAACAACATCCTCAATCGAGTCTACTTTCTCTATCAAGCCAAGACCGGACGGGCACTGCCGAACCTCCACATCCGCCTGACCAAGGGCATCCCCACGGGAGCGGGTCTGGGCGGTGGCAGTTCCGATGCCGCAGCTCTGCTTCGATATCTGGACGGACCCGACCCTGTGGGGACAAACCTGCTCCAGTCCATGGCCCGTACCCTCGGCGCAGACGTGCCTTTCTTCCTGCAAGACCGGCCAGCCTGGGCCCAAGGCATTGGAGACCGACTTTCGCCGGTGGAATTCAGAATTCCGGCCAAGCATCTTCTTCTGATCTTTCCACCACTTTCGGTTTCCACGGCTTGGGCCTATCATGCATGGGACGCCCTCGATGTTGAGAAACCATGGAAATCACCCGAGTTGACAAGCACATTCCCTGAAGCTAAACAGTCCCCCTTCAGGAATGGGGTATATCTGTACAACGATTTTGAAAGAGTCGTCTTTCCGAGACATAAGGCTCTCCGACATCTGAAAATCAAGCTCCTGACCTGCGGAGCCCTCGGATGCCTCATGACTGGATCCGGATCCTGCCTGTTCGGCCTCTTCGAGGACCAACGAGGTTTGGATCGGGCTCGTAAATATTTGAACCGGCATTCTTTCCCGCACCACTCGCACGGAATCTGAGACTGGGGCGTCGCCAAGCTGGCAAGGCAACGGGTTTTGGTCCCGTCATTCGAGGGTTCGAATCCTTCCGCCCCAGCCAATCTCCACCAGCATGAGGTCCACAACCATGCCAGGACACGGCAATCTAAAAATCGTTTCCGGCAACGCCAACCCACAACTGGCCGAAGCCATCTGCGACCATCTTGGAGACCGGTTGACCCCGACCCTGGTCAGCCGATTCAGCGATGGCGAAATCCGTATTGAGGTCGGCGACAACGTCCGGGGCGACGATGTTTTCGTTGTCCAATCCACCTGTTCACCGGTCAACGACAACCTTATGGAACTCCTGCTCATGCTTGATGCCTTAAAACGGGCCAGCGCCGAAAGGGTCACGGCCGTGGTTCCCTATTACGGCTACGCCCGACAGGATAGAAAAGTCGGGCCGAGAGTGCCCATCAGCGCCAAGCTGGTAGCCGACTGCATGACGGTGGCCGGCGTTGACCGACTTCTGACCGTTGACCTCCACTCGGGACAGATCCAGGGTTTTTTCAACATCCCCGTGGACAATCTCTACGCCGCCCAGATCCTCCTCCAGTATATGCGGGAACTGGGAACCGAGCTGGTCGTCGTATCCCCAGATGCCGGGGGGACGGAGCGTGCCAGGGCGTACGCCAAACGCCTTGGAGCCGGTCTGGCCATCGTTGACAAACGCCGCAATGAACCGAATAAGGCCCAGGCTATGCGGGTCATCGGAGATGTCGAGGGTAAAGTGGCCATCGTTCTTGATGATATGATCGATACCGCCGGAACCATGTGCGAAGCGGGCAAACTCATCGCTGAAAACGGAGCGAAGAAAGTGGTCGCCTGCGCCACCCATCCGATCCTTTCCGGCCAGGCCATTGAACGACTTGAGGCCTCGGACTTTTCGGAAGTCATCGTCACCGACACCATTCCGCTGAAAGAGCAGGCCCGCAGGTCCGAAAAATTCAAGGTCATCAGCGTCGGAGGCCTGATTGCCAAGGCCATTCACAATATTCACTCGGAATCGTCGGTCAGCGTGCTCTTCAACTGAGACCGACCCCTTCGGAATCCACGTCACAAGGAGATACACCCCATGTCCAACGAACTGCAGCTTACGGCTGAAACCCGTGCCGAAAAGGGCAAGGGTCCGAATCGACGGCTCAAGGCCCAAGGTTTCGTACCCGGCGTCTATTACAACGCCCACGGAGAGAACATCCTGGTCAAAATGTCGGCTATCAACTTTACCAAAGTCCTGACCAAGGCCGGTTACAACAAGGTCGTCACCCTGCTCATCGACCGTGACGGTGCCGTCGAGACCAAGCCTTGCCTGATTTGGGACGTCAAGAGCCATCCCTTCAAGCCCCGCTACGAACATGTCGATTTTCTCGGCATAGATCCAGACCGCGAAGTCACTCTGACCGTTCCCGTCGTGACCACCGGCAAGGCCAAGGGCGTCGTCAAGGGCGGGATGCTCGAATGGTATCGGAACACAGTGGACATCGTCTGCCTGCCCAAGGACATCCCCGACAACATCACCATCGACATTACACTGCTCGATGGAGGAGAAAAGATCTGCGTTAGGGATCTGCCCATGCCCGCCGGGGTCCAGGTGATCTTCGACGACAATTTCGCCGTGCTGACCATCAAGGCGAAAGGCAAGGCTTCGGACGAGGATGGAGATCAAACGGCCGAGTGAAAACAGCTCCGTGCCGCTCCAAACGATCGATTTATTCCCGGTGAGGGGGCCCGCCACGGGCCCCCTCACTTCATAGTCTCCATCTAATCCGACGCCCCCCATTTTCACCATGACAGTCCCATGTCAGTGACCGGTCTTATCTTCGGGCTCGGCAACCCGGGGCAACGCTATGAACGAACCCGCCACAACCTGGGATTCATGCTAGCCGACCGGATAGTTTCTGAGGCTCCTGATGCCTCGGTCAAGTCTCGCGGAGAACTCCACCACATCTGGTGTGTCAACGAATCCGTGACCGGAAAATCGTGGCTGGTCGTCAAGCCTCAGACCTACATGAATCTGAGCGGGGAATCCGTAGCCAGAGTTCTCCGTCGCCACCCTGTGCCTCTTGATCGAGTCCTCATCTTGCATGACGAACTCGACCTCCCCTGGGGAAGATTCCGATTCAAGGCGGGAGGTGGAACAGCCGGCCACAATGGCCTCAAATCCATTGCCCACTACCTCGGATCCCGGGATTTTCTCCGACTGAGGATGGGCATAGATCGGCCACCTCCCCGATGGGAAGTAACCAACTATGTTTTATCAAAAATTCCCCCGGACGAGGAGGCATCCTTG
The genomic region above belongs to Deltaproteobacteria bacterium and contains:
- a CDS encoding Fe-S-containing hydro-lyase; translation: MAEYKLRTPLTDKDMEQLRVGDVVKLTGTIYTARDAAHKRLIDLLDQGKELPFDLQGSVIYYVGPSPAPPGRPIGAAGPTTSYRMDTYAPRLHGLGLKASVGKGKRNDAVKTALKEHKAVYFGATGGAGALLSQCIKAAQVIAFDDLGPEAIRELTVEEFPLLVINDCHGGELYAQPDLAAVGLR
- a CDS encoding malate dehydrogenase is translated as MALFTPQEALEYHSKGRPGKIEVVPIKPCKTQKHLSMAYSPGVAEACRAIAADPNLSYTYTGRRNLVAVVSNGTAVLGLGNIGPHAGKPVMEGKGVLFKVFADVDVFDINLDVKDPDKLCEIVKAMEPTFGGINLEDIKAPECFYIEERLKKEMGIPVFHDDQHGTAIISGAGILNALEITGKRIEDLRLVVSGAGAGAIACTRFYVALGFQPENIAMFDSRGHIHAGRTDLNEHKKFFATKKQFSSLGEAMKGADCFLGLSVANAVTPDMVKSMNKEPIIFACANPDPEIGYFEAKDARPDAIMGTGRSDYPNQINNVLGFPFIFRGALDAEATDINEEMKVAASRALAALAKEPAPDYVLEAYGVKTLTFGPDYIIPKPLDLRLIEFESAAVAEAAMKTGVARRTLDLNQYRLDLRRRITESRQRIAQYVDTYHLDI
- a CDS encoding DegQ family serine endoprotease, producing the protein MEVSFMKKYCLLFVFLFSVSALPVPAFSKLPDFTALTENVGPAVVNISTVKMVSTRQPFPRFFGPGQKEGPFRDFFDQFEDFFSNRGMQPRKQRSLGSGFIISKDGYIVTNNHVVSEADEVIVNLLKSDGSEEPLTAKVVGTDPETDLALLKVEAKRDLPVIDFGDSDDMKVGQWVLAIGNPFGLDHTVTAGIISAKGRTIGAGPYDNFLQTDASINPGNSGGPLVNMDGEVIGINTAIIASGQGIGFAIPSNMAKTVIKQIRDHGKVKRGWLGVTIQNVDENTAKALGLKEARGALVASVAVGDPADKAGVKPGDVITHVDGTQVADANDLTQKIGRLLPGTKVTIEVWRKEKPQKLDLVLDDRQGKVSATQLATTEKQGPAIMGLTVRPVTDDEAKALNLDSGQGLLVVEVDPTSAAADSGVQAGDVILEANQEPVASAEDLQKAMAAAEESGVVLLYLKRSGQNTFVTVPLAKNGN
- the ispE gene encoding 4-(cytidine 5'-diphospho)-2-C-methyl-D-erythritol kinase, whose translation is MYTHRILVAGCKINLYLRITGRRPDGYHDLDTLFYPLGTPSDRIAITPRSGPSNLTISCSDPLLQGPNNILNRVYFLYQAKTGRALPNLHIRLTKGIPTGAGLGGGSSDAAALLRYLDGPDPVGTNLLQSMARTLGADVPFFLQDRPAWAQGIGDRLSPVEFRIPAKHLLLIFPPLSVSTAWAYHAWDALDVEKPWKSPELTSTFPEAKQSPFRNGVYLYNDFERVVFPRHKALRHLKIKLLTCGALGCLMTGSGSCLFGLFEDQRGLDRARKYLNRHSFPHHSHGI
- a CDS encoding ribose-phosphate pyrophosphokinase is translated as MPGHGNLKIVSGNANPQLAEAICDHLGDRLTPTLVSRFSDGEIRIEVGDNVRGDDVFVVQSTCSPVNDNLMELLLMLDALKRASAERVTAVVPYYGYARQDRKVGPRVPISAKLVADCMTVAGVDRLLTVDLHSGQIQGFFNIPVDNLYAAQILLQYMRELGTELVVVSPDAGGTERARAYAKRLGAGLAIVDKRRNEPNKAQAMRVIGDVEGKVAIVLDDMIDTAGTMCEAGKLIAENGAKKVVACATHPILSGQAIERLEASDFSEVIVTDTIPLKEQARRSEKFKVISVGGLIAKAIHNIHSESSVSVLFN
- a CDS encoding 50S ribosomal protein L25; translation: MSNELQLTAETRAEKGKGPNRRLKAQGFVPGVYYNAHGENILVKMSAINFTKVLTKAGYNKVVTLLIDRDGAVETKPCLIWDVKSHPFKPRYEHVDFLGIDPDREVTLTVPVVTTGKAKGVVKGGMLEWYRNTVDIVCLPKDIPDNITIDITLLDGGEKICVRDLPMPAGVQVIFDDNFAVLTIKAKGKASDEDGDQTAE
- a CDS encoding aminoacyl-tRNA hydrolase yields the protein MSVTGLIFGLGNPGQRYERTRHNLGFMLADRIVSEAPDASVKSRGELHHIWCVNESVTGKSWLVVKPQTYMNLSGESVARVLRRHPVPLDRVLILHDELDLPWGRFRFKAGGGTAGHNGLKSIAHYLGSRDFLRLRMGIDRPPPRWEVTNYVLSKIPPDEEASLSSFLDLAARAVHHFCRHGLDSAMQEFHPLT